From the Streptomyces nodosus genome, the window CATCGGCGACAACGCCTTCCTCCAGGTGCTGGCCGAGGCGCTGGTACTCACCGGTATCGCCATGTCGGTGTCGGGCGACTCCCGTCCCGCCTCCGGCGCCTGCCACGAGATCAACCACGCCTTCGACCTCCTCTACCCCAAGCGCGCGGCGAGCCACGGCGAGCAGTGCGGACTGGGCGCCGCCTTCGCGATGTATCTGCGCGGGGCGCACGAGGAGTCCGCGAACATGGCCCGGATACTGCGCCGGCACGGGCTGCCGGTGCTGCCGGGGGACATCGGTTTCACCGTGGACGAATTCGTCCGGGTCGTCGACTTCGCTCCGCAGACCCGGCCGGGCCGCTACACGATCCTCGAACACCTCGACCTGAAGACCGACCAGATCAAGGACGCATACGCCGACTATGTCAAGGCCATCGGTAGCTGAACTCCGTCCTGTCGTCCACCCCGAAGGGGTGAAGGACCGGCGCAGCGGTGAGCACTGGGCGGGACGCCTGTACATGCGGGAGATCTCGCTGCGGGTGGACCGCTACCTGGTGAACACCAGGATCACTCCCAACCAGCTCACCTATCTGATGACCGTTTTCGGCGTCCTCGCCGCCCCGGCCCTGCTGGTGCCGGGGGTGGCGGGCGCCGTGCTCGGGGTGGTGATGGTCCAGCTCTATCTGCTGCTGGACTGCGTCGACGGCGAGATGGCCCGCTGGAAGAAGCAGTACTCGCTCTCCGGTGTGTACCTCGACCGGGTCGGCGCCTATCTGTGCGACGCCGCGGTCCTGGTCGGCTTCGGACTGCGGGCCGCCGATCTCTGGGGCTCCGGGCGGATCGACTGGCTGTGGGCCTTCCTGGGCACTCTGGCCGCGCTCGGCGCCGTCCTGATCAAGGCCGAGACCGACCTGGTGGGCGTCGCCCGTCACCAGGGCGGGCTGCCGCCGGTCAAGGAGGCCGCGTCCGAGCCGCGCTCCTCCGGACTGGCCCTGGCCCGCAGGGCCGCCGGGGCGCTGAAGTTCCACCGGCTGGTCCTCGGGATCGAGGCGTCCCTGCTGATCCTGGTGCTGGCGGTCGTGGACGCGGTCCGGGGCGACCTGTTCTTCACCCGGCTCGGCGTCGCGGTGCTGGCCGGCATCGCCCTGCTGCAGACCCTGCTGCACCTGGTGTCCGTCCTCGCCTCCAGCAGGCTGAAGTGAGCGGCGCCCTCAAGGTCGGGGCGGTCGTCATCACGATGGGCAACCGCCCCGCCGAACTCCGCGCCCTCCTCGACTCGGTGGCCAAGCAGGACGGCGACCCGGTCGAGGTGGTCGTGGTCGGCAACGGCTCGCCCGTCCCCGATGTCCCCGAGGGCGTTCGCACGGTCGAGCTGCCGGAGAACCTCGGCATCCCCGGCGGCCGCAATGTGGGCATCGAGGCCTTCGGTCCCGGCGGCACCGACGTCGATGTGCTGCTCTTCCTGGACGACGACGGACTGCTCGCCCGCAACGACACCGCCGAACTGTGCCGGGAGGCCTTCGCCGCCGACCCGGAGCTCGGGATCATCAGCTTCCGCATCGCCGACCCCGACACCGGTGAGACCCAGCGGCGCCATGTGCCCCGGCTGCGCGCCTCCGACCCGATGCGCTCCTCCCGGGTCACCACCTTCCTCGGCGGCGCCAACGCCGTCCGTACCACGGTGTTCGCTGAGGTCGGCGGCCTGCCGGACGAGTTCTTCTACGCCCATGAGGAGACCGACCTGGCCTGGCGCGCGCTGAACGCGGGCTGGCTGATCGACTACCGGTCCGACATGGTGCTCAACCACCCGACGACCGCCCCGTCCCGGCATGCGGTGTACCACCGGATGGTCGCCCGCAACCGGGTCTGGCTGGCCCGCCGCAACCTGCCCGCCGTGCTGGTCCCCGTCTATCTGGGCGTCTGGATGCTGCTGACGCTGCTGCGCCGTCCCTCACGGGCCGCGCTCAAGGCGTGGTTCGGCGGATTCCGGGAGGGCTGGACCACCGCGTGCGGTCCACGGCGCCCCATGAAGTGGCGTACGGTGTGGCGGCTGACCCGATTGGGCCGACCTCCGGTCATCTGACACGCTCGATGGCCGGAACCCGGCGGGTGGGACCCACCTTCCCGGCTCTTACCCGCGCGCGGGCAGGCCGCGTACCCCGGAAACGGAGAGTTTGCCAACCTGTGAGTGAGACAACGCATGACGGCGGCGTCGCCGTGAGCGACGCCCCGTCGCCCGACGAAGGTCTGACCCCGGCCGAGCTGGCCGCCAAGTACGGGCTCGCGGTCAGCGGAGCGCGGCCCGGGCTCAGGGAGTACATCCGTCAGTTGTGGGGACGGCGGCACTTCATCCTCGCCTTCTCGCGGGCGAAACTCACCGCCCAGTACAGCCAGGCCAAGCTGGGCCAGCTCTGGCAGGTGGCCACGCCGCTGCTGAACGCATGCGTGTACTACCTGATCTTCGGGCTGATCCTGAAGGCCAGCCGCGGCCTGCCGCAGGAGACCTACATCCCGTTCCTGGTGACCGGCGTGTTCGTCTTCACCTTCACCCAGAGCTCGGTGATGGCCGGTGTCCGCGCGATCTCCGGCAACCTGGGCCTGGTGCGCGCCCTGCACTTCCCGCGCGCCTCGCTGCCCATCTCGTTCGCGCTGCAGCAGCTCCAGCAGCTGCTCTACTCGATGATCGTGCTGTTCGCCGTGGTGGTGGCCTTCGGCACCTACCCCCGGCTGTCCTGGCTGCTGATCGTCCCGGTGCTGGTGCTCCAGGTGCTCTTCAACACGGGACTGGCGCTCGTCGTCGCGCGGCTGGGAGCCAAGACCCCGGACCTCGCCCAGCTGATGCCGTTCGTCCTGCGCACCTGGATGTATGCGTCCGGCGTCATGTTCTCCATCCACAACATGCTCGCCGGCCGCTCCGAATGGGTCACCCGTCTGTTGCAGGTGAACCCGGCCGCCGTCTATATGGACCTGGCCCGTTTCTCGCTCATCCGGGGCTACGGCGCCGAGCACCTGCCGCCGCATGTGTGGGCGATCGCGCTGTTCTGGGCCGTCGTCGTCTTCGTGGGCGGATTCGTGTATTTCTGGAAGGCGGAGGAGCGGTACGGCCGTGGCTGAACAGAGCACCGGGGCCCGCGTGCCCACCGTCATCGCGGACGAGCTGCACATCGTCTACCGGGTCAACGGCGCCAAGACGGGCCGGGGCAGCGCGACAGCGGCCCTCAGCCGCATCCTCAAGCGCGGCGAGGAGCGCGGCGTGCGCAAGGTGCACGCCGTCAAGGGCGTCTCGTTCATCTCCTACCGGGGCGAGGCCATCGGCCTGATCGGCTCGAACGGCTCCGGCAAGTCCACCCTGCTGCGGGCCATCGCCGGTCTGCTGCCCGCGGAGCGGGGCAAGGTGTACACCGATGGCCAGCCCTCGCTGCTCGGGGTGAACGCGGCCCTGATGAACGACCTGACCGGGGAGCGCAATGTCATCCTGGGCGGCCTCGCGATGGGGATGTCCCGGGAGGAGATCAGGTCCCGCTACGAGGGGATCGTGGACTTCTCGGGCATCAACGAGAAGGGCGACTTCATCACGCTGCCGATGCGCACCTACTCCTCCGGTATGGCGGCCCGGCTGCGGTTCTCCATCGCGGCCGCCAAGGACCACGATGTGCTGATGATCGACGAGGCGCTCGCCACCGGTGACCGCAAGTTCCAGAAGCGCTCGGAGAAGCGCATCCGGGAGCTGCGCGAGGAGGCGGGCACGGTGTTCCTGGTCAGCCACAACAACAAGTCGATCCGGGACACCTGCGATCGGGTCCTGTGGCTGGAACGCGGCGAACTGCGGATGGACGGTCCCACCGCGGAGGTCCTCAAGGAGTACGAGAAGTTCACCGGCAAGTGACACGGTGCCGCGGCACCGGTGCGGGGCTCCGCCGGAAGGTCCGGTGGGGCCCCGCTCCTGCAAAGGAAAAGCCAACTCTGGGTCCGCGGGGGAATCTTGACATCGATCGGTGTGTTGTTGTGATCTGCAGGACACCCCGGCGAACCTCGATGCGTTGTACAACGTAAGCTGTAGCGGTGCTGATTCGCGGCAAGTGGGACGATAGTGCCCTGTACCTCACACCTGCCGCGTTGCGTGGACGGCCAGGCGGCGTGTCCGAAATGGGATGTTTTGGATCCGCAGTGTAGAACGGGAGATGTGACGGCAATGGGTACGGGAAGTCTCCAGCTCCGCGAGGCATGTGCCGTCTCCGCGTCGGGCGGCGAGCGGTGACCCAAGCCGGGACGGCGCGCACCGGTGACCCGGAGCGCGGCACCCTCGACAAGGCCACGGACGAGAACTTCCCCGTGGCCCCCTTCTTCCTGCCCAGGGCCTGGCGGACCGATCTGATGGCCGTCTACGGTTTCGCCCGTCTCGTCGACGACATCGGCGACGGGGACCTCGCCCCCGGCGGCGCCGACGCCCGGCTGCTCGGGGTCCCGCCCGAGGAGGCCGAGGACCGCCTGGTCCTGCTCGACGCCTTCGAGGCCGATCTGCACCGGGTCTTCGGGGCGACTCCTCGGCACCCGCTGCTGCGCCGCCTCCAGCCCACGGTCCGGCGCACCGGTCTCACCCCCGAGCCGTTCCTCGGCCTGATCGCCGCCAATCGCCAGGACCAGCTCGTCAAGCGCTACGAGACCTACGAAGACCTCCTCGCGTACTGCGAACTGTCCGCCAACCCGGTCGGACGACTCGTCCTGGCCGTCACCGGTACGTCCACCCCGGAGCGCATCCGCCGCTCCGACGCGATCTGCACCGCACTGCAGATCGT encodes:
- a CDS encoding ABC transporter permease, which produces MSETTHDGGVAVSDAPSPDEGLTPAELAAKYGLAVSGARPGLREYIRQLWGRRHFILAFSRAKLTAQYSQAKLGQLWQVATPLLNACVYYLIFGLILKASRGLPQETYIPFLVTGVFVFTFTQSSVMAGVRAISGNLGLVRALHFPRASLPISFALQQLQQLLYSMIVLFAVVVAFGTYPRLSWLLIVPVLVLQVLFNTGLALVVARLGAKTPDLAQLMPFVLRTWMYASGVMFSIHNMLAGRSEWVTRLLQVNPAAVYMDLARFSLIRGYGAEHLPPHVWAIALFWAVVVFVGGFVYFWKAEERYGRG
- a CDS encoding CDP-alcohol phosphatidyltransferase family protein; the protein is MSRPSVAELRPVVHPEGVKDRRSGEHWAGRLYMREISLRVDRYLVNTRITPNQLTYLMTVFGVLAAPALLVPGVAGAVLGVVMVQLYLLLDCVDGEMARWKKQYSLSGVYLDRVGAYLCDAAVLVGFGLRAADLWGSGRIDWLWAFLGTLAALGAVLIKAETDLVGVARHQGGLPPVKEAASEPRSSGLALARRAAGALKFHRLVLGIEASLLILVLAVVDAVRGDLFFTRLGVAVLAGIALLQTLLHLVSVLASSRLK
- the hpnC gene encoding squalene synthase HpnC, with translation MTQAGTARTGDPERGTLDKATDENFPVAPFFLPRAWRTDLMAVYGFARLVDDIGDGDLAPGGADARLLGVPPEEAEDRLVLLDAFEADLHRVFGATPRHPLLRRLQPTVRRTGLTPEPFLGLIAANRQDQLVKRYETYEDLLAYCELSANPVGRLVLAVTGTSTPERIRRSDAICTALQIVEHLQDVTEDLGRDRIYLPAADMKRFHVRETDLATKTAGASVRALVAYEAERARDLLNEGAPLVGSVHGRLRLLLAGFVAGGRAAIHAIAAAEYDVLPGPPKPGRLRLLREVGVTLRGEG
- a CDS encoding ABC transporter ATP-binding protein, which encodes MAEQSTGARVPTVIADELHIVYRVNGAKTGRGSATAALSRILKRGEERGVRKVHAVKGVSFISYRGEAIGLIGSNGSGKSTLLRAIAGLLPAERGKVYTDGQPSLLGVNAALMNDLTGERNVILGGLAMGMSREEIRSRYEGIVDFSGINEKGDFITLPMRTYSSGMAARLRFSIAAAKDHDVLMIDEALATGDRKFQKRSEKRIRELREEAGTVFLVSHNNKSIRDTCDRVLWLERGELRMDGPTAEVLKEYEKFTGK
- a CDS encoding glycosyltransferase family 2 protein; this translates as MGNRPAELRALLDSVAKQDGDPVEVVVVGNGSPVPDVPEGVRTVELPENLGIPGGRNVGIEAFGPGGTDVDVLLFLDDDGLLARNDTAELCREAFAADPELGIISFRIADPDTGETQRRHVPRLRASDPMRSSRVTTFLGGANAVRTTVFAEVGGLPDEFFYAHEETDLAWRALNAGWLIDYRSDMVLNHPTTAPSRHAVYHRMVARNRVWLARRNLPAVLVPVYLGVWMLLTLLRRPSRAALKAWFGGFREGWTTACGPRRPMKWRTVWRLTRLGRPPVI